The proteins below are encoded in one region of Paenibacillus sp. YYML68:
- a CDS encoding CaiB/BaiF CoA-transferase family protein, with the protein MLVLDFSQFLSGPYAGLRLADLGARVIKIERPDGGDICRRLYISNLELDGDSTLFHSINRNKESYAVDLKNATDRGKLRKLLQRADVMIQNFRPGVIEKLGFGYDDVRTINPRLVYGSISGYGKEGPLVKRPGQDLLVQSFVGLPWLQRTSRTRSGPIPFGLAIADMMTGSHLAQGILAALVRRAVSGIGALVEVSLLESTLDAMQELWVVRERERVQARAAHSSTVGVVGAARIKESASGATGTASDRDDTSGQAGYGVYTRNHVASELPAGLYRVKDGYIAIERASLTDLCAALGIHYAIEESAPVSAADVLELLQQQPAACWLEKLRAAGLVCEELWSWQQLVQHEVFRGLDMTRQVRRPSGAQMTALACPIRLNGQRPDAGGGAPIVGEHNARIESEWQLVEARNVEMNIDNKRL; encoded by the coding sequence ATGCTCGTGCTTGATTTCAGTCAATTTCTATCCGGACCTTACGCCGGACTTCGTCTTGCCGATCTGGGCGCTAGAGTGATCAAGATCGAGCGTCCTGACGGGGGCGACATATGCAGAAGGCTGTACATCTCCAATCTGGAGCTCGATGGGGACAGCACGCTGTTCCATTCGATCAACCGGAATAAGGAGAGCTACGCTGTCGATCTGAAGAATGCGACGGATCGAGGCAAGCTGAGGAAGCTGCTCCAGCGAGCCGATGTGATGATTCAGAACTTCAGACCCGGCGTGATCGAGAAGCTCGGCTTCGGCTATGACGATGTACGGACGATCAACCCGCGGCTCGTGTACGGCTCGATCTCCGGCTACGGCAAGGAAGGACCGCTCGTCAAGCGGCCGGGGCAGGATCTGCTCGTGCAGTCGTTCGTCGGACTGCCATGGCTTCAGCGTACCAGCCGAACGAGAAGCGGTCCGATTCCATTCGGACTTGCGATCGCGGATATGATGACGGGCTCACATCTGGCGCAGGGCATACTGGCGGCACTGGTACGAAGAGCTGTAAGCGGTATCGGGGCGTTAGTCGAGGTCAGCCTGCTGGAGTCGACGCTCGATGCGATGCAGGAGCTCTGGGTGGTGCGGGAGAGAGAGCGGGTGCAAGCGCGAGCTGCGCACTCGAGTACGGTGGGTGTAGTTGGCGCAGCTCGAATTAAAGAAAGTGCATCGGGTGCTACTGGCACAGCTTCAGATCGAGATGATACATCGGGTCAAGCTGGCTATGGCGTCTATACTCGGAATCATGTAGCTTCCGAGCTGCCAGCAGGGCTGTACCGTGTGAAGGACGGGTATATCGCCATCGAGCGAGCATCGCTAACCGATCTGTGTGCGGCTCTGGGTATCCATTACGCGATAGAGGAGTCGGCCCCTGTAAGTGCTGCCGACGTGCTGGAGCTGCTGCAGCAGCAGCCAGCTGCCTGCTGGCTGGAGAAGCTTCGAGCGGCTGGCCTCGTGTGTGAGGAGCTGTGGAGCTGGCAGCAGCTCGTGCAGCATGAAGTCTTCCGCGGGCTTGATATGACTCGTCAGGTGAGAAGGCCTTCAGGAGCGCAGATGACCGCTCTCGCGTGTCCAATCCGACTGAACGGTCAGAGGCCGGATGCCGGAGGAGGCGCGCCGATAGTTGGCGAGCATAATGCGAGGATCGAGTCGGAGTGGCAGCTTGTGGAAGCTCGGAATGTAGAAATGAACATAGACAACAAACGGTTATGA
- a CDS encoding CaiB/BaiF CoA-transferase family protein, with protein MNSVAGGIRQGGSSLPLDGLVVLELGEQLAVSFAALRLAELGARVIKLETAGGSDRLNELWHRGKERYSYDKSCGDAFEKLKRLIGQADVFLRSIDEEQDGPYGIPDAEAMRSMNPRVVCGIVTSCGYVQEAPWASKQASELVIQSLTGMPWLNGNEGDPPMPFPISVVELFTSSNLVQGILSALLYREATGEGMRVDVSLLESALDFQFEVLTTHLNDGGKLPQRSRISNAHAYLGAPYGIYETQHGYVALAMGSVTELGRLLECASLAKYTEAASWFTQRDEIKRLLAEHLLTRTASEWVGVLEPAGYWCARLQTVDELLSHEGFTVLQMLQQVRTVHGTELEALRCPIRLDGERLAGCRGLFAPGYHTASIDEEFELL; from the coding sequence TTGAATAGCGTTGCAGGTGGTATTCGGCAAGGCGGCAGCTCGCTGCCGCTGGACGGATTGGTCGTGCTGGAGCTCGGCGAACAGCTCGCGGTCTCGTTCGCTGCACTGCGGCTCGCCGAGCTTGGCGCTCGCGTCATCAAGCTGGAGACGGCAGGTGGCTCAGACCGATTGAATGAGCTGTGGCACCGGGGCAAGGAGAGGTACAGCTACGATAAGTCGTGCGGTGACGCGTTCGAGAAGCTTAAGCGGTTGATCGGTCAGGCGGATGTCTTCCTTCGCTCGATAGATGAGGAACAGGATGGACCGTATGGCATACCGGATGCGGAGGCGATGCGAAGCATGAACCCTCGTGTGGTATGCGGCATCGTGACCAGCTGCGGATACGTACAGGAAGCGCCCTGGGCAAGCAAGCAGGCGAGCGAGCTCGTCATCCAGTCGCTGACAGGGATGCCGTGGCTGAACGGGAACGAGGGCGACCCGCCGATGCCGTTCCCGATCTCGGTAGTGGAGCTGTTCACAAGCTCCAATCTGGTGCAAGGGATCTTGTCTGCACTCCTCTACCGTGAAGCTACAGGTGAAGGGATGCGGGTAGACGTCAGCCTGCTGGAGTCGGCGCTCGACTTCCAGTTCGAGGTGCTGACGACGCATCTGAATGATGGCGGCAAGCTGCCCCAGCGGAGCCGCATCAGCAATGCGCATGCGTATCTCGGCGCTCCCTACGGCATCTATGAGACGCAGCATGGGTATGTGGCGCTTGCGATGGGCTCTGTGACGGAGCTGGGCAGGCTGCTGGAGTGCGCGTCGCTGGCCAAATATACGGAAGCCGCAAGCTGGTTCACGCAGCGGGATGAGATCAAGCGTCTGCTGGCTGAGCATCTGCTGACGCGAACGGCGTCCGAATGGGTAGGAGTGCTGGAGCCCGCTGGTTACTGGTGTGCGAGGCTGCAGACCGTCGATGAGCTGCTGAGTCACGAAGGCTTCACGGTGCTGCAGATGCTGCAGCAGGTCCGAACGGTGCACGGAACGGAGCTGGAGGCGCTCCGCTGTCCGATCCGGCTTGACGGAGAGCGGCTCGCTGGCTGCAGGGGGTTATTCGCACCGGGCTATCATACCGCGTCAATCGATGAGGAGTTCGAGCTGCTGTAG